A window of Natrinema versiforme contains these coding sequences:
- a CDS encoding ABC transporter substrate-binding protein, which translates to MDDDDHGRGNVGSPTDDGQQRGLDRRQMLKTTAGSAAGLSIAGCLETAGSIVGDDEVEPVTIGVLAPDPGSDSTGRSIVQGAQIAVNELNDDGGILGRDVEMVVGDTNSSPLEARRQYQRLVLEEGADVTVGISTTEALVPLMEDIAEQETIHLTAGSATTTASQNVADDYEKYKYHFRVGPVNGTNLAQAQIDFLTDKSDDLGWDSVAVLAEDYAWTDGLWAFYQSQFPETDIDVEMWERYPPATDDFSDIYTEIEESGADAAFISTAHTGTAALQDWRPEEREFEFGGIHVPMQDPAYYDATEGACEYATGYASATATAQITSKTQGFAKKYQNENGGTSPVYTGYIAFDAIKVFADAAERGETLESEQLVTPLEETSFEGTTGNIEFHGQNDEHPHDVIYGEDKVHPVYFQWQENDAGEGEQTVIWPEQHAAEGDEYETPDWL; encoded by the coding sequence ATGGATGACGATGATCACGGACGGGGGAACGTGGGGTCTCCCACCGATGACGGTCAACAGCGCGGTCTCGACCGCCGCCAGATGCTTAAAACGACGGCGGGTAGCGCGGCCGGACTCTCGATAGCGGGCTGTCTCGAAACCGCCGGCTCGATCGTCGGCGACGACGAGGTCGAGCCGGTCACGATCGGCGTGCTCGCGCCCGATCCGGGGAGCGATTCGACCGGCCGCTCGATCGTGCAGGGCGCGCAGATCGCCGTCAACGAACTCAACGATGACGGCGGCATCCTCGGCCGCGACGTCGAGATGGTCGTCGGCGATACGAACTCGAGTCCGCTCGAGGCGCGCCGACAGTACCAGCGACTCGTCCTCGAGGAAGGTGCCGACGTCACCGTCGGCATCTCCACGACCGAGGCGCTCGTCCCGCTGATGGAGGACATCGCCGAACAGGAGACGATCCATCTCACGGCCGGCTCCGCGACGACGACGGCGAGCCAGAACGTCGCCGACGACTACGAGAAGTACAAGTATCACTTCCGCGTCGGCCCGGTCAACGGAACCAATCTCGCGCAGGCCCAGATCGACTTTCTCACCGACAAGAGCGATGATCTGGGGTGGGATTCCGTCGCCGTACTCGCCGAGGACTACGCGTGGACCGACGGGCTGTGGGCGTTCTATCAGAGCCAGTTCCCCGAGACCGACATCGATGTCGAGATGTGGGAGCGATATCCGCCGGCGACCGACGACTTCTCCGACATTTACACCGAAATCGAGGAGTCGGGCGCGGACGCGGCGTTCATCTCGACCGCCCACACCGGGACCGCCGCGCTGCAAGACTGGCGGCCGGAAGAGCGGGAGTTCGAGTTCGGTGGCATTCACGTCCCGATGCAGGACCCGGCGTACTACGACGCTACTGAGGGTGCCTGCGAGTATGCTACCGGCTACGCCAGCGCGACGGCGACCGCCCAAATCACGTCCAAGACGCAGGGCTTCGCCAAGAAGTACCAGAACGAAAACGGCGGGACCAGCCCGGTCTACACCGGCTACATCGCATTCGACGCGATCAAGGTGTTCGCCGATGCGGCCGAGCGCGGCGAGACCCTCGAGTCCGAGCAGTTAGTCACCCCGCTCGAGGAGACCTCCTTTGAAGGGACGACCGGCAACATCGAGTTCCACGGGCAGAACGATGAACACCCCCACGACGTCATCTACGGCGAGGACAAGGTCCATCCGGTCTACTTCCAGTGGCAGGAAAACGACGCCGGCGAGGGCGAGCAGACGGTCATCTGGCCGGAGCAACACGCGGCCGAGGGCGACGAATACGAGACCCCGGACTGGTTGTAG